A genomic region of Saccopteryx bilineata isolate mSacBil1 chromosome 1, mSacBil1_pri_phased_curated, whole genome shotgun sequence contains the following coding sequences:
- the FBXL12 gene encoding F-box/LRR-repeat protein 12 isoform X2, whose product MRPKVMWHLLRRYMASRLHSLRLGGYLFSGSHAPQLSPALMRALGQKCPNLKRLCLHVADLSMVPISSLPCTLRTLELHSCEISMLWLLKGQDPTVLPLLECIVLDRVPAFRDEHLQGLTRFRALRSLVLGGTYRVTETGLDTSLQELSYLQRLEVLGCTLSADSTLLAISRHLRDVRKIRLTVRGLSAPGLSVLEGMPALESLCLLGPLITPEMPSPAEIISSCLTMPKLRVLELQGLGWEGQEAERILCKGLPHCLVIVRACPKESMDWWM is encoded by the coding sequence ATGCGGCCTAAAGTCATGTGGCACCTTCTTCGCCGGTACATGGCATCCCGACTCCATTCCCTGCGGCTGGGTGGCTACCTGTTCTCAGGCTCCCATGCTCCCCAGTTGTCCCCAGCCCTGATGAGGGCCCTGGGTCAGAAGTGTCCCAACCTGAAGCGACTCTGCCTGCATGTGGCCGATCTGAGCATGGTGCCAATCAGCAGCCTGCCTTGCACCCTGAGGACCTTGGAGCTGCACAGCTGTGAGATTTCCATGCTCTGGCTTCTCAAGGGGCAGGACCCCACTGTGCTGCCCCTGCTTGAGTGCATTGTGCTGGATCGTGTCCCTGCCTTTCGAGATGAGCACCTGCAGGGCCTGACACGCTTCCGCGCCCTGCGCTCACTGGTGCTGGGTGGCACCTACCGGGTGACTGAGACTGGGCTGGATACAAGCCTGCAGGAACTGAGCTACCTGCAGAGGCTGGAGGTGCTGGGTTGTACCCTTTCGGCTGACAGCACCCTCCTGGCCATCAGCCGCCACCTCCGAGATGTGCGGAAGATTCGGCTGACTGTCAGGGGCCTCTCTGCCCCTGGCCTGTCAGTCCTGGAGGGAATGCCAGCTCTGGAGAGTCTGTGTCTGCTGGGCCCACTCATCACTCCAGAAATGCCTTCCCCAGCTGAAATAATCTCCTCCTGCCTCACCATGCCTAAGCTTAGGGTCCTTGAGCTGCAGGGCCTGGGGTGGGAGggtcaggaggcagagaggatcCTGTGTAAGGGCCTGCCCCACTGTCTGGTCATTGTCAGGGCCTGCCCCAAAGAGTCTATGGACTGGTGGATGTGA